A single region of the Geobacillus subterraneus genome encodes:
- a CDS encoding YndM family protein, with the protein MRHLLALALKYLLTATVMFAILPLFLRISSAELLWFSLWLTLVAYALGDLYVLPRLGNVSATIADFGLVFVATWIGIGAFYDIAGGAILSAAFFSALLAAFGELLFHAYVLRFVIGQHGEEDVPLVGRQWQTEAAEEFDVRAADPDDREGEQVKQEGDRREQEPPHPPIL; encoded by the coding sequence ATGAGACATTTGCTTGCGTTGGCGCTCAAATATTTGCTTACGGCGACCGTCATGTTCGCCATTTTGCCGCTGTTTTTGCGCATTTCGTCGGCGGAACTGCTATGGTTCAGCCTTTGGCTGACGCTTGTCGCCTATGCGCTCGGCGACTTGTACGTTTTGCCGCGCCTCGGCAACGTTTCGGCGACGATCGCCGATTTTGGCCTCGTATTTGTCGCCACATGGATTGGCATCGGCGCGTTTTATGACATCGCCGGCGGCGCCATTTTAAGCGCAGCGTTTTTCTCCGCCTTGCTCGCTGCGTTCGGGGAGTTGCTGTTTCACGCTTACGTGCTGCGCTTTGTCATCGGCCAACACGGAGAGGAAGACGTGCCACTTGTCGGCCGCCAATGGCAAACGGAGGCGGCGGAAGAGTTTGACGTCCGTGCCGCCGACCCTGACGATCGGGAAGGCGAACAGGTGAAACAAGAAGGCGACCGACGGGAACAAGAACCGCCCCATCCCCCTATTTTGTAA
- a CDS encoding VWA-like domain-containing protein, producing MRWQRALLALLKERKDHSIALAIDTSNRPSRPVLIQNIIKLFEKLRPDTLLVQADFKIRDVSPVGVATIKYFKHGKSSYTEVLEWAAAQKIDTLFYITDVTGYFYEELEVDYEVFWLVPDDYMPRVPFGKPIRVA from the coding sequence GTGAGATGGCAGCGGGCTTTGTTGGCGTTGCTCAAAGAACGGAAAGACCACTCGATCGCATTGGCGATCGATACGTCGAACCGGCCGTCCCGTCCGGTGCTCATTCAAAACATCATCAAGCTGTTTGAGAAATTGCGCCCGGACACGCTGCTCGTTCAAGCGGATTTCAAAATTCGCGATGTATCTCCGGTTGGCGTGGCCACGATTAAATATTTCAAGCATGGGAAATCGTCGTACACCGAAGTGCTCGAATGGGCCGCTGCGCAAAAAATCGATACGTTGTTTTATATCACGGATGTGACCGGATATTTTTATGAAGAACTCGAAGTCGATTATGAAGTGTTTTGGCTTGTTCCGGACGATTACATGCCGCGCGTTCCGTTTGGCAAGCCGATTCGCGTTGCGTAA
- a CDS encoding toxic anion resistance protein, translating to MDERNREMERADWFREQKRTSTLDELLAQPFSAPAAPRTEAAAQPASVLETLKPEHREKALALAKQIDPANQQAILQYGVAAQAELSKFSHTILHHVQTKDAGPVGEVISELMAKIKEVNPDDLMPAKKGWLSRLFGTVAKPLQGIVAKYQKIGVEIDKIADQLEKHRHGLLRDVMMLETLYEKNKDYFEALNIYIAAAEYKLEELRTKTIPEKQAAAERSGDQMAWQDVQDLRQFADRLEKRVHDLKLSRQVTIQTAPQIRMIQHMNETLIERIQSSILNAIPLWKNQVVIALTLFRQQKAAEAQKRVAETTNELLLRNSEMLKTNSIEIAKENERGLIDMETLKRTQENLIATLEETLKIQAEGRLKRQQAERELAAMEAELKQTLLSLKQPEQ from the coding sequence ATGGACGAACGGAATCGTGAGATGGAACGAGCCGATTGGTTTCGCGAACAGAAACGGACAAGCACGCTTGATGAGCTGTTGGCCCAGCCGTTTTCCGCACCGGCTGCGCCGCGGACCGAAGCGGCGGCTCAGCCGGCCAGCGTGCTTGAGACGTTAAAGCCGGAACACCGGGAAAAAGCCTTAGCGCTTGCCAAACAAATCGATCCGGCCAACCAGCAGGCCATTTTACAATACGGTGTGGCGGCACAAGCGGAACTGTCGAAGTTTTCCCATACGATTTTGCATCATGTACAAACGAAAGATGCCGGCCCGGTCGGTGAAGTGATCAGCGAGCTGATGGCGAAAATTAAAGAAGTCAACCCGGATGACCTCATGCCGGCAAAAAAAGGATGGCTGTCCCGCCTGTTTGGCACGGTGGCCAAACCGTTGCAAGGGATCGTCGCCAAATACCAAAAAATCGGCGTCGAAATTGACAAAATCGCCGACCAGCTTGAGAAACATCGGCATGGACTGCTTCGCGATGTGATGATGCTCGAGACGCTTTATGAGAAAAATAAAGACTATTTTGAGGCGCTCAATATTTATATTGCGGCGGCCGAATATAAGCTTGAGGAACTGCGGACGAAAACGATCCCCGAAAAGCAGGCGGCCGCTGAGCGCTCCGGTGACCAAATGGCATGGCAGGACGTTCAGGACTTGCGGCAGTTCGCTGACCGGCTTGAGAAGCGGGTGCACGATTTAAAGCTCAGCCGGCAAGTGACGATCCAAACAGCGCCGCAAATCCGCATGATCCAGCATATGAACGAAACGCTTATTGAGCGCATCCAGTCATCGATTTTAAATGCGATTCCGCTTTGGAAAAATCAAGTCGTGATCGCCTTGACGCTCTTCCGCCAGCAAAAGGCGGCTGAGGCGCAAAAGCGGGTTGCCGAAACGACAAACGAACTGTTGCTGCGCAACTCGGAAATGTTAAAAACGAACAGTATTGAAATTGCGAAGGAAAATGAGCGCGGCCTCATCGACATGGAGACGCTGAAGCGGACGCAAGAAAACTTGATCGCTACGCTCGAAGAAACGTTAAAAATTCAAGCCGAGGGCCGCTTGAAACGGCAACAGGCCGAACGCGAGCTGGCGGCGATGGAGGCGGAACTAAAGCAGACGCTGCTCTCGCTGAAGCAGCCGGAACAATAA
- a CDS encoding 5-bromo-4-chloroindolyl phosphate hydrolysis family protein — MKQLLRTIWRWFVSWNAGIIVAVTVFIAADFRVLPSLLSGMGAMWGVSAVMKRRHRRLAADVPAEEQAYVRSQLCEARALWKRLRRARYRLRSVAMWQTVSRLSAVVDRIIRAVEQKPHQLRLAQPFFLNEWPTAVEMVEKYVYLSQQPVQSADMAEALRKTERLLGELTETAERQLLEVLSSDVWSLQTEAKVLEQSLQQPDRLHLLSAKKGE; from the coding sequence ATGAAGCAACTGCTTCGCACGATATGGCGCTGGTTTGTTTCATGGAACGCTGGGATCATCGTTGCAGTTACGGTATTTATTGCCGCCGATTTTCGCGTTTTGCCCTCGCTCTTATCAGGAATGGGAGCGATGTGGGGAGTGTCCGCTGTGATGAAAAGGCGGCATCGCCGCTTGGCAGCTGACGTGCCGGCCGAGGAGCAGGCATACGTCCGCAGCCAGCTTTGCGAGGCACGCGCGTTATGGAAACGGCTGCGCCGCGCCCGCTACCGGCTTCGTTCGGTGGCCATGTGGCAAACCGTTTCCCGGTTGAGTGCGGTCGTCGACCGGATCATTCGTGCGGTTGAGCAAAAGCCGCATCAGCTCCGCCTCGCCCAGCCGTTTTTCTTAAACGAGTGGCCGACGGCAGTGGAGATGGTTGAAAAATATGTATACTTGTCGCAACAGCCGGTGCAAAGCGCCGACATGGCCGAGGCGCTGCGGAAGACGGAACGGCTGCTCGGCGAGCTGACCGAAACGGCGGAGCGGCAGCTGCTCGAAGTGTTATCCAGTGACGTTTGGTCGCTTCAGACGGAAGCGAAAGTGCTTGAGCAATCGCTCCAACAGCCGGATCGTCTTCATTTGCTGTCGGCAAAGAAAGGGGAATGA
- a CDS encoding YozQ family protein translates to MTENKQSLEIAGRQYDPSDYGSASFLGAALAETHEQVSDAYMEGTVEAAVDRENGPDIPLSQPE, encoded by the coding sequence ATGACGGAAAACAAACAATCGCTCGAGATCGCCGGACGCCAGTATGACCCGTCCGATTATGGATCGGCCTCGTTTCTTGGCGCGGCGTTGGCTGAAACGCATGAACAAGTAAGTGATGCCTACATGGAAGGGACGGTTGAGGCGGCAGTTGACCGGGAAAACGGGCCGGACATTCCTCTCTCCCAACCCGAGTAA